CAGTCGCAGCTCGTGGCACGCGACGTCGACCAGTGGCTGCTGCGCGTCGAGCGCGAGTCGCTCAACCAGGTCTCGACCCGGGAGAAGCTGCAGGCGGCGCTCGCAGGGTTGGGCCATGCGGTGAGAATCGCGATCGAGATCGGCGGCGTGACGGACAGCCCCGCACGCCGCAACAAGCTGGCCGCCGAAGCGCGCCAGCGGACGGCGGAGGACACGATCCGCAATGACCCCGAGGTGCAGTCGCTGATGCAGCAGTGGGACGCGAAGATCGTCCCCGGCACCCTGCGACCCGCCTAACATCACCCCTTTCATATCAACGAACTTTCAGGATCAACGCGATGTTCAACAAAGGACAACTGGCTGGCCTCATGAAGCAGGCGCAGGCCATGCAGGACAACCTCAAGAAGGCGCAGGAAGAGCTGGCCCACATCGAGGTCGAGGGCGAGTCGGGTGCCGGCCTCGTGAAGGTCGTCATGACCTGCAAGCACGACGTCAAGCGCATCACCATCGACCCGAGCCTGCTGGCCGACGACAAGGACATGCTCGAAGACCTGGTGGCCGCCGCCTTCAACGCCGCGGTGCGCAAGGCCGAGGAGACCAGCGAGGCCAAGATGGGCAAGCTCACCGCCGGCATGCCGGGCATGCCCCCCGGCATGAAGCTGCCGTTCTGATGACGCGCCTGCGCTGCGTCCGCACGAGCCAGCGACGTGGCTGACACCAGCTCGCTCGACGCGCTGATCGATGCGCTGCGGCGCCTGCCGGGCGTGGGCGTCAAGTCGGCGTCTCGCATGGCTTTCCACCTGCTG
The sequence above is drawn from the Variovorax sp. J2L1-78 genome and encodes:
- a CDS encoding YbaB/EbfC family nucleoid-associated protein, which codes for MFNKGQLAGLMKQAQAMQDNLKKAQEELAHIEVEGESGAGLVKVVMTCKHDVKRITIDPSLLADDKDMLEDLVAAAFNAAVRKAEETSEAKMGKLTAGMPGMPPGMKLPF